AAAAAACCTCCAAGATGGTTATCTGCTATCGGTTTTTTTACTCTCTCGCAGGCCGGTTTGCTTTGGGGGACAATAGAGTTCTTGTTCGGAAAAAGGATTGTAACATGGGAACCACCAAGATAAAGAATATTTTGAGTTTTGACGTAGAAGAATGGTTTGTCGGGCTTGATCCTGTACTAGAAAACTGGAGTCTTTATCCCTCGCGGATCGTCGATGAGCTTGATTTGATTTTAAATCTTCTAGACAAACATAACACTAAAGCAACCTTCTTTATTCTTGTTGATACAATCCGCAATCATGAATGGATTCTTAGGAGAATTCTTGACGCCGGGCATGAAATTGCGTCTCATGGGGTAAAGCATCGTTTCATATATCAACAAGAACCTGAGGAGTTCAAAAAAGATATCAAGGAATCCATAGATTATCTGGAAAAAGTAACAGGAAATAAAATAAGAGGATACCGGGCGCCATACTTCTCAATAAACAACAAATCACTCTGGGCCCTCAAGATAATCGAAGAAATCGGACTAAAATACGACTCGAGCGTTTTTCCGGTTTTCAACCACAGATACGGTATTCCTGAGGCTCCCAGGTTTGCGTACAAGCTTCAAGGTAGTAAGCTTTGGGAGTTTCCTCCAGCCACAGGAAGAATAGCGGGCATAAACATTGGACTTGGAGGTGTATACTTTAGATTTTTGCCTTTCGAATTCATATGCAAGGCAGTTCAAAAACTTAACAGCGACGGTTATCCTGCTGTTTTTTATTTTCATCCATGGGAGTTTGATGCAGATCAGCCGAGACTCAACTGCTCTCCATTTCTTCGAATTAGACATTACAAAAGACTACAGAAGGCTTTTATGCGACTGGAGAAGCTTATATCGTTATACTCGTTCGGCTCTTTCAGCGAGTTTATCGATAATTGTAACTCAAAAAACATCTGGAAGGATACATTCATTTCTTTTTGCAGACCGCACATTCTGTAAAAGTCTTGTTAAATGCAGATTGGTTGTCTGAACCTATTGGTTTTCCTGAACTGACTTAACGGGCTTAGGGATAAGCTTTTGCCGAAACCATTTAACCGTTTGCTCAATGCCTTCTTCAATGCCGATCTTAGGTGACCAATCCAGATATTTCTGCGCTTTTGATATGTCTGGCAGGCGTCTTGGTAAATCATCGCATATTGGATTAACACAAAGCACCATACTTTTGCTTCCTGTCGTATCGATGACGATTTTTGCAAGCTTCCGGATATCGATCTCTTCGGGAAAACCAAGGTTTACTGGCTCCTCTATCCCATCGATGTCTTTTTCCATTAATCTGATAAGCCCATCCACTATGTCGGTTACGTAACAAAAACTGCGTGTACACTCGCCGGTTCCGTAGATGGTCAAAGGGGCACCGGCTTCTGCAGCCTGTATGAATTGAGGCACAACCCTCGAATCATCCGCACGAAATCCAGGTCCGTAAACGTTAAAAAGCCTTGCAACTCTTATCGAAAGATTCTTATCGAGCCTGAAAGAACGGCAAAG
This sequence is a window from bacterium. Protein-coding genes within it:
- a CDS encoding NAD-dependent epimerase/dehydratase family protein gives rise to the protein MKKNLSKKTCLVTGGAGFIGSSLCKRLLEKDYRVIALDDLSTGSLENIDQLFKDERFTFINKDVRTVRLDRFQVHECYHLASLCGVPRVKDEPLEVMLVGLEGTLNVLKWAGRHQIRVLYVSSSEIYGNPSVHPQSEDYWGYTNPVGMRSPYVEAKRTGEALCRSFRLDKNLSIRVARLFNVYGPGFRADDSRVVPQFIQAAEAGAPLTIYGTGECTRSFCYVTDIVDGLIRLMEKDIDGIEEPVNLGFPEEIDIRKLAKIVIDTTGSKSMVLCVNPICDDLPRRLPDISKAQKYLDWSPKIGIEEGIEQTVKWFRQKLIPKPVKSVQENQ
- a CDS encoding DUF3473 domain-containing protein produces the protein MGTTKIKNILSFDVEEWFVGLDPVLENWSLYPSRIVDELDLILNLLDKHNTKATFFILVDTIRNHEWILRRILDAGHEIASHGVKHRFIYQQEPEEFKKDIKESIDYLEKVTGNKIRGYRAPYFSINNKSLWALKIIEEIGLKYDSSVFPVFNHRYGIPEAPRFAYKLQGSKLWEFPPATGRIAGINIGLGGVYFRFLPFEFICKAVQKLNSDGYPAVFYFHPWEFDADQPRLNCSPFLRIRHYKRLQKAFMRLEKLISLYSFGSFSEFIDNCNSKNIWKDTFISFCRPHIL